A window of Verrucomicrobiota bacterium contains these coding sequences:
- a CDS encoding FHA domain-containing protein, with amino-acid sequence MEGVQKIVLQLPEGTSLKFGLEMDRVRIGRAPDNDVVLDDGSISNHHAELVVSESGCVLKDLHSTNGISKGGLEQAEILLQDLDIVKIGSVRMQLLAPGSEATLFDQPDTDPPLQPMAVVEQAEPEEEKEAGGSSLVTTLTSILVVIALAIGVALALLYFIDRSQKGG; translated from the coding sequence ATGGAAGGCGTTCAAAAAATCGTTCTGCAACTGCCCGAAGGCACCTCTCTCAAATTCGGCTTGGAGATGGACCGAGTCCGGATCGGACGGGCTCCCGACAATGATGTGGTCTTAGACGATGGGTCCATTTCCAATCACCACGCGGAATTGGTGGTTTCGGAAAGTGGCTGTGTTTTGAAGGATCTTCATTCCACCAACGGCATTTCCAAGGGCGGACTGGAGCAGGCGGAAATTTTGCTTCAGGATCTCGATATCGTGAAAATCGGTTCGGTGAGAATGCAGCTGCTGGCGCCGGGGAGCGAAGCGACTCTTTTTGACCAGCCCGATACCGACCCGCCTTTGCAACCGATGGCGGTGGTGGAGCAGGCGGAGCCTGAGGAGGAAAAAGAGGCGGGGGGCAGTTCGCTGGTGACCACTTTGACCTCGATTTTGGTGGTGATCGCGCTGGCCATCGGGGTGGCCTTGGCCCTCCTCTATTTCATTGATCGCTCTCAGAAGGGAGGGTGA